A portion of the Kribbella jejuensis genome contains these proteins:
- a CDS encoding ABC transporter substrate-binding protein, translating into MSVKFSRRRRAAIAGISLLAFALAACSGGSSNDSSSKPLPTITGNPAVTLNVFAPQSADTNLATNDFTKLIQQKFNITIKWQTTTYDGGPAKEKRQISLASGDYPDLYLLIPWVDQFTQTDLLKLSNQGVVVPLNQLIDQYAPNIKKALDSTPEWKSMATAPDGKIYGLPQWVDCFHCSYQDKLWMNSAWLKKLGLQQPKTTEDMRKVLEAFKTQDPNGNGKADEIPLSADVRDFLIPYFMNAFIYDPQGSSGYNNSALVLNNGKVDIQANKDGWREGLKYLNSLYKEGLIDKGAFTQNGDALSQQGNHAGSVILGSATVLHPGIFVNTGSADGRDKQYDAVPPLTGPEGKNYTGYNFPSAPGATFVLTSKATPEKQIAAIKMLDYIFTDQGQINGQFGMKGKGWTDPGPGDVALDKSLKPIFKQIPQKPGTAPRNSGWGAMAQYNNTAHFRNSEAIGTDIYSQAGYERKLYEATKLYAGHEDKAQIYPFWKVWIDPAQANELATLQTNIDNYVQQNALQFVTGSKNIDTDWDAYVKGLDSLGLKRYLEIQQTAYDKVPK; encoded by the coding sequence ATGTCTGTCAAATTCAGTAGGCGGAGGCGTGCCGCGATCGCCGGCATCAGCCTCCTCGCGTTCGCCCTCGCGGCCTGTTCCGGAGGCAGCTCGAACGATTCCAGCAGCAAGCCGTTGCCGACGATCACCGGGAACCCGGCCGTCACGCTGAACGTGTTCGCGCCGCAGTCGGCCGACACGAACCTGGCCACCAACGACTTCACCAAGCTGATCCAGCAGAAGTTCAACATCACGATCAAGTGGCAGACCACGACCTACGACGGTGGTCCGGCCAAGGAGAAGCGGCAGATCTCACTGGCCAGCGGCGACTACCCGGACCTGTACCTGCTGATCCCGTGGGTCGACCAGTTCACCCAGACCGACCTGCTCAAGCTGTCGAACCAGGGCGTCGTCGTACCGCTGAACCAGCTCATCGACCAGTACGCGCCGAACATCAAGAAGGCCTTGGACTCCACCCCCGAGTGGAAGTCGATGGCCACCGCGCCGGACGGTAAGATCTACGGCCTGCCGCAGTGGGTGGACTGCTTCCACTGCTCGTACCAGGACAAGCTCTGGATGAACTCGGCCTGGCTGAAGAAGCTCGGACTGCAGCAACCGAAGACGACCGAGGACATGCGCAAGGTCCTGGAGGCGTTCAAGACCCAGGACCCGAACGGCAACGGCAAGGCGGACGAGATCCCGCTCAGCGCCGATGTGCGGGACTTCCTGATCCCGTACTTCATGAACGCGTTCATCTACGACCCGCAGGGTTCCAGCGGGTACAACAACTCGGCCCTGGTGCTGAACAACGGCAAGGTCGACATCCAGGCGAACAAGGACGGCTGGCGAGAAGGCCTCAAGTACCTCAACTCGCTGTACAAGGAAGGCTTGATCGACAAGGGCGCCTTCACCCAGAACGGGGACGCGCTCTCGCAGCAGGGCAACCACGCCGGCTCGGTGATCCTCGGGTCCGCGACCGTGCTGCACCCGGGCATCTTCGTCAACACCGGTTCGGCCGACGGACGGGACAAGCAGTACGACGCCGTACCGCCGCTGACCGGTCCGGAAGGCAAGAACTACACCGGCTACAACTTCCCGAGCGCGCCCGGTGCGACGTTCGTGCTGACCAGCAAGGCGACGCCGGAGAAGCAGATCGCTGCGATCAAGATGCTCGACTACATCTTCACCGACCAGGGTCAGATCAACGGTCAGTTCGGGATGAAGGGCAAGGGCTGGACCGATCCGGGCCCCGGTGACGTCGCGCTCGACAAGTCGCTGAAGCCGATCTTCAAGCAGATCCCGCAGAAGCCCGGCACGGCGCCGCGGAACTCCGGCTGGGGCGCGATGGCGCAGTACAACAACACCGCCCACTTCCGGAACTCCGAGGCGATCGGCACCGACATCTACTCGCAGGCGGGATACGAACGCAAGCTCTACGAAGCGACAAAGCTGTACGCCGGTCACGAGGACAAGGCCCAGATCTACCCGTTCTGGAAGGTGTGGATCGACCCGGCTCAGGCCAACGAGCTCGCGACCCTGCAGACCAACATCGACAACTACGTCCAGCAGAACGCGCTCCAATTCGTCACCGGCTCGAAGAACATCGACACCGATTGGGACGCTTACGTCAAGGGCCTCGACAGCCTGGGACTGAAGCGCTACCTGGAGATCCAGCAGACCGCCTACGACAAGGTGCCCAAATGA
- a CDS encoding glycosyl hydrolase family 95 catalytic domain-containing protein, producing the protein MSDLVSSARSGRQRLWYDRPAATWLEALPLGNGRIGAMCFGGTATDRIALNDETLWSGGPETARQLSVPLGATGPDAVQAVREALWAGDIRRAHDFARGFHSGYSQAYLPLGDLLIETRVGGSAPVDDTVTAYRRALDLDEAVATTQYDVDGEHVQQEVFVSAPDDVLVVRLSASAPALALTCRLSSLLQSRGHAVEGGLGLLLQAPADVAPPHRDVPEPIRYSDGADRGMAAAIALRSLTDGEVRATDSQLEVEDATEIVLVLCTATGYDGPSTPPNRTAVECLIRADRAVSNALGRGFADLLEDHLKDHRRLFRRSSLELVGIPEVSEQPTDVRVAGSVDLDDPALAALAYNYGRYLMVASSRPGGLPTNLQGIWNDILRPPWSSNFTVNINTEMNYWPAETTNLPECHEPLLRFIDHLAEAGRTTAHERYGCGGWTAHHNTDAWCWANPVEGDPRWSNWPLAGAWLARHLWDHYEFTGDLSFLGESWRTLRGAAEFCLDWLVELPDGSLGTAPSTSPENDYIAPDGQPASVTVSSTMDLALISDLFHRVEQAAALLDVVDPLVAEISTARKRLPEPPIGARGQLQEWAADLPEEDPHHRHMSHLVGVHPGDAITPDTTPALAAAALRSLDLRGDEATGWSLAWKICLRARLQDAAGAHRLIRAFLRPADDRATGRPGSGAGVYPNLFCAHPPFQIDGNFGATAGIAEMLLQSHTGDIVLLPALPDAWSSGRVSGLRARGGVVVDIAWTPNGIEAVLTADRDQERTVRYGDGQVRVRLIAGLAHRLSTS; encoded by the coding sequence ATGAGCGACCTGGTGAGCTCAGCTCGGTCCGGCCGGCAGCGGCTGTGGTACGACCGGCCGGCCGCAACCTGGCTGGAGGCCCTACCACTCGGCAACGGCCGGATCGGCGCGATGTGCTTCGGAGGTACCGCGACCGACCGCATCGCGCTCAACGACGAGACGCTGTGGTCGGGTGGTCCGGAGACCGCGCGACAGTTGTCGGTTCCGCTCGGGGCGACCGGACCGGACGCCGTGCAGGCGGTCCGCGAGGCCTTGTGGGCGGGCGACATCCGGCGGGCGCATGACTTCGCGCGGGGTTTCCACTCCGGTTACTCGCAGGCGTACCTGCCGCTCGGAGACCTGTTGATCGAGACGCGCGTCGGTGGTTCCGCGCCGGTCGACGACACGGTCACGGCGTACCGGCGGGCGCTCGATCTCGACGAGGCGGTCGCGACGACGCAGTACGACGTCGACGGCGAGCACGTTCAGCAGGAGGTTTTCGTCAGCGCACCGGACGACGTCCTCGTGGTGCGGCTGTCGGCGTCCGCGCCGGCGCTCGCGCTCACCTGCCGGTTGTCGTCGCTACTGCAGTCGCGCGGACATGCGGTCGAGGGCGGCCTGGGATTGCTGCTCCAGGCGCCGGCGGACGTCGCGCCCCCGCACCGCGACGTCCCCGAGCCGATCCGGTACTCCGACGGCGCGGACCGAGGGATGGCGGCGGCGATCGCATTGCGATCGCTCACCGACGGCGAGGTCCGGGCGACGGATTCTCAGCTCGAGGTCGAGGACGCGACCGAGATCGTGCTGGTGCTCTGCACCGCTACCGGGTACGACGGACCGTCGACGCCACCGAACCGGACGGCTGTCGAATGCCTGATCAGAGCGGATCGTGCGGTGTCGAACGCACTCGGCCGCGGATTCGCCGACCTCCTCGAGGATCATCTGAAGGACCACCGGCGGCTCTTCCGCCGGTCGTCGCTGGAACTCGTCGGGATACCTGAGGTGTCGGAGCAGCCGACCGATGTCCGGGTGGCCGGGTCGGTCGACCTCGACGACCCCGCGCTCGCGGCCCTCGCCTACAACTACGGGCGTTACCTGATGGTCGCGAGTTCGCGGCCCGGTGGCCTGCCGACGAACCTGCAGGGCATCTGGAACGACATCCTGCGACCGCCGTGGAGTTCGAACTTCACCGTCAACATCAACACCGAGATGAACTACTGGCCGGCCGAGACGACGAACCTCCCCGAGTGCCACGAGCCACTGCTGAGGTTTATCGATCACCTCGCGGAAGCGGGCCGCACGACCGCCCATGAACGCTACGGCTGCGGCGGCTGGACCGCGCACCACAACACCGACGCCTGGTGCTGGGCGAACCCGGTCGAAGGCGATCCGCGCTGGTCGAACTGGCCGTTGGCCGGCGCATGGCTGGCCCGGCATCTGTGGGATCACTACGAGTTCACCGGCGATCTCTCGTTCCTCGGTGAATCGTGGCGCACGTTGCGCGGCGCGGCCGAGTTCTGCCTCGACTGGCTGGTCGAACTGCCCGACGGCAGCCTCGGTACGGCGCCGTCGACCTCGCCGGAGAACGACTACATCGCTCCGGACGGGCAGCCCGCGTCGGTGACCGTGTCGTCGACGATGGACCTCGCCCTGATCTCGGATCTGTTCCACCGGGTCGAGCAGGCCGCCGCACTGCTGGACGTCGTCGATCCGCTCGTCGCCGAGATCTCCACGGCACGCAAGCGGCTGCCGGAACCGCCGATCGGCGCGCGAGGGCAACTGCAGGAATGGGCGGCCGATCTGCCGGAGGAGGATCCGCACCACCGGCACATGTCGCACCTGGTCGGCGTACACCCCGGTGATGCGATCACTCCGGACACCACCCCGGCACTGGCGGCCGCGGCCTTGCGCTCACTCGATCTGCGTGGTGACGAGGCGACCGGATGGTCGCTCGCCTGGAAGATCTGTCTGCGGGCGCGGCTGCAGGACGCGGCGGGCGCGCACCGGCTGATCAGGGCGTTCCTCCGGCCGGCCGACGACCGGGCCACCGGGCGGCCGGGAAGCGGCGCCGGTGTGTACCCGAACCTGTTCTGTGCGCACCCGCCGTTCCAGATCGACGGCAACTTCGGTGCCACCGCCGGTATCGCCGAGATGCTGCTGCAGAGCCATACCGGCGACATCGTCCTGCTGCCGGCACTGCCCGACGCCTGGAGCAGCGGACGGGTGAGCGGGCTGCGGGCTCGCGGCGGCGTGGTCGTCGACATCGCCTGGACGCCGAACGGCATCGAGGCCGTCCTGACCGCCGACCGCGACCAGGAACGGACCGTCCGGTACGGCGACGGACAGGTGCGCGTCCGGCTGATCGCGGGACTCGCCCATCGCCTGAGCACGTCCTGA
- a CDS encoding ABC transporter permease gives MATLTTVRPPAGETPARRTRRRRRERPGVQGLRRSLRRHWTLYLLMVVPLLWFAVFKYIPMSNAVLAFKSYNVIKGIWGSPWVGWQNFDLFFHNPVFWTLVKNTFVLSLYTVAASFPIAIVLALALNEVRNGVFKRTVQMVTYAPYFISTVVVVSMTILVLSPRLGIVNEGLGFFGVPAIDFLGNPDYFRHIYVWSDVWQTTGYSAVIYLAALAGIDPALHEAARVDGASRLRRILHVDLPGIMPTAVIILVLAVGNIMAIGFEKAFLLQNPLNLSQSEIIATYVYKTGLLNADFSGATAVGLFNSVINLALLLIVNVIAKRVTGNGLWS, from the coding sequence ATGGCAACCCTGACCACGGTCCGGCCACCGGCCGGTGAGACGCCTGCCCGGCGTACGCGTCGTCGGCGGCGCGAACGCCCGGGTGTTCAAGGACTGCGGCGCAGCCTGCGGCGGCACTGGACGCTGTATTTGTTGATGGTCGTGCCGCTGCTGTGGTTCGCGGTGTTCAAGTACATCCCGATGTCGAACGCGGTGCTGGCGTTCAAGAGCTACAACGTGATCAAGGGCATTTGGGGGAGTCCGTGGGTCGGGTGGCAGAACTTCGACCTGTTCTTCCACAACCCGGTGTTCTGGACCCTGGTGAAGAACACCTTCGTGCTCTCGCTCTACACAGTGGCGGCAAGCTTCCCGATCGCGATCGTGCTCGCGCTGGCCTTGAACGAGGTCCGCAACGGTGTCTTCAAGCGCACGGTGCAGATGGTGACGTACGCGCCGTACTTCATCTCCACCGTCGTGGTCGTCTCGATGACGATCCTGGTGCTGTCGCCGCGACTCGGCATCGTCAACGAGGGGCTCGGGTTCTTCGGCGTACCGGCGATCGACTTCCTCGGTAACCCGGACTACTTCCGGCACATCTATGTGTGGTCCGACGTCTGGCAGACGACTGGGTACTCCGCGGTGATCTACCTGGCGGCGTTGGCCGGGATCGATCCGGCGCTGCACGAGGCCGCGCGGGTGGACGGTGCGAGCCGGCTGCGGCGGATTCTGCATGTCGATCTGCCGGGCATCATGCCGACGGCGGTGATCATCCTGGTTCTTGCGGTCGGCAACATCATGGCGATCGGGTTCGAGAAGGCGTTCCTGCTGCAGAACCCGTTGAACCTGAGCCAGTCCGAGATCATCGCGACGTACGTGTACAAGACCGGTCTGCTGAACGCGGACTTCAGCGGGGCGACCGCGGTGGGCCTGTTCAACTCGGTGATCAACCTGGCCCTGCTGCTGATCGTGAATGTGATCGCGAAACGAGTCACCGGGAACGGACTGTGGTCATGA
- a CDS encoding carbohydrate ABC transporter permease → MTTLTETTTPASKRLERRAARARRIREPRTDRIFLFCVYLLLGVFLLVVLLPLLYIVASSFSSPEAVSSGRVLFWPVDFSLRGYHAVFENPQIIQGYLNSLFYTVVGTIVSVTMTIAIAYPLSRRTLVGRNVVMTLILFTMLFTGGLIPTYLVVQSAGLLDTRWALIIPQAIGVWQVIIARTYFRTAIPEELVEASQLDGCGDLRFLWSVVIPLAKPMIAVVALMYAIMQWNSYFDALIYLKNPDLFPLQLVLRNILILNTTGGGAVDASVVIQRQQLADLLKYSLIVVASVPVLLIYPFVARYFTKGILIGAVKG, encoded by the coding sequence ATGACGACGTTGACCGAAACGACTACGCCGGCCAGCAAGCGGTTGGAGCGCCGCGCGGCGCGGGCACGGCGGATCCGCGAGCCGCGCACGGACCGGATCTTCTTGTTCTGTGTGTACCTGCTGCTGGGCGTCTTCTTGCTCGTCGTGCTGTTGCCGTTGTTGTACATCGTGGCGAGTTCGTTCAGCAGTCCGGAGGCGGTGTCGTCGGGCCGGGTGCTGTTCTGGCCGGTCGACTTCTCGCTGCGCGGTTATCACGCCGTGTTCGAGAATCCGCAGATCATCCAGGGCTATCTGAACTCGCTGTTCTACACGGTCGTCGGGACGATCGTCAGCGTCACGATGACGATCGCGATCGCCTATCCGCTGTCGCGCCGGACGCTGGTCGGCCGGAACGTCGTGATGACACTGATCCTGTTCACGATGCTGTTCACCGGCGGGCTGATCCCGACCTACCTCGTCGTGCAGTCGGCCGGTCTGCTCGACACCCGGTGGGCGTTGATCATTCCGCAGGCGATCGGTGTCTGGCAGGTGATCATCGCCCGCACCTATTTCCGCACCGCCATCCCCGAGGAACTCGTCGAGGCGTCGCAACTCGACGGCTGCGGCGACCTCCGCTTCCTGTGGTCGGTGGTGATCCCACTGGCCAAGCCGATGATCGCCGTGGTCGCGTTGATGTACGCGATCATGCAGTGGAACTCCTACTTCGACGCGCTGATCTACCTGAAGAACCCGGACCTGTTCCCGCTGCAACTCGTGCTGCGAAACATCCTCATCCTCAACACGACCGGCGGCGGAGCCGTCGACGCGTCGGTCGTCATCCAGCGCCAGCAGCTTGCCGACCTGCTCAAGTACTCGCTGATCGTGGTGGCGAGCGTGCCGGTGCTGCTGATCTACCCGTTCGTCGCGCGCTACTTCACCAAGGGAATCCTGATCGGCGCCGTCAAGGGCTGA
- a CDS encoding L-fuconate dehydratase, which translates to MPCITSVEVVDIRFPTSLTQDGSDAMNKDGDYSAAYVVLSTDEAGVSGYGFTFTIGRGNDLCAAAARQRAEPLIGRDVDELCGDLGAVYRELQADSQLRWLGPDKGVIHLALAAVMNAVWDLAARRAGVPLWRLLAEMSPEQLVDAADLRYLTDVLTREQAITLLAGRVSGRKQRIQELQTTGYPCYTTSAGWLGYSDDKLRALCEEAVAEGYKHVKLKVGADLNDDIRRCGIAREVLGPDGHLMIDANQVWDVPEAIEWVKALAGFDPLWIEEPTSPDDVLGHAAIRKAVAPIGVASGEHGMNRVLFKQMFQAGALDYCQLDAARLGSVNEVLAVYLLAAWFDVPVCPHAGGVGLCELVQHLSIFDYIAVSGSLDNRVTEYVDHLHEHFVNPCVVHNGAYILPTAPGYSAEMHRESLQAYSFPNGTYWAGRRETEDL; encoded by the coding sequence ATGCCCTGCATCACCTCGGTCGAGGTCGTCGACATCCGGTTCCCGACGTCGCTGACCCAGGACGGGTCGGACGCGATGAACAAGGACGGCGACTATTCGGCGGCGTACGTCGTGCTGAGCACGGACGAGGCCGGCGTGTCCGGGTACGGATTCACGTTCACGATCGGTCGCGGCAACGACCTGTGTGCCGCCGCCGCACGGCAGCGCGCGGAGCCTCTGATCGGGCGCGACGTCGATGAGCTCTGCGGCGACCTCGGTGCGGTCTATCGAGAGTTGCAGGCCGACAGTCAATTGCGGTGGCTGGGACCGGACAAGGGCGTCATCCACCTCGCATTAGCAGCCGTGATGAACGCCGTGTGGGACCTCGCCGCCCGCCGTGCCGGTGTACCGCTGTGGCGGTTGCTGGCCGAGATGTCACCCGAGCAATTGGTCGACGCCGCCGACCTGCGGTATCTGACCGACGTCCTGACCCGGGAGCAGGCGATCACGTTGCTGGCCGGCCGGGTAAGTGGCCGCAAGCAACGGATCCAGGAACTCCAGACAACAGGCTACCCCTGCTACACCACGTCGGCCGGATGGCTCGGCTACTCCGACGACAAACTCCGCGCCCTCTGCGAAGAAGCCGTTGCCGAAGGCTACAAACACGTCAAACTCAAGGTCGGCGCGGACCTGAACGACGACATCCGCCGCTGCGGCATCGCCCGCGAAGTCCTCGGACCCGACGGCCACCTCATGATCGACGCCAACCAGGTCTGGGACGTGCCCGAAGCGATCGAGTGGGTCAAAGCACTGGCCGGGTTCGACCCGCTGTGGATCGAAGAACCTACGAGTCCCGACGATGTCCTCGGCCACGCCGCCATCCGCAAGGCGGTGGCGCCGATCGGCGTCGCCTCCGGTGAGCACGGCATGAACCGCGTGCTGTTCAAACAAATGTTCCAAGCCGGCGCCCTCGACTACTGCCAACTCGACGCCGCCCGCCTCGGCTCCGTCAACGAAGTACTCGCCGTCTACCTCCTCGCGGCCTGGTTCGACGTCCCCGTCTGCCCACACGCCGGCGGCGTCGGCCTATGCGAACTCGTCCAGCACCTATCGATCTTCGACTACATCGCCGTCTCCGGCTCACTCGACAACCGCGTCACCGAATACGTCGACCACCTCCACGAACACTTCGTCAACCCCTGCGTCGTACACAACGGCGCCTACATCCTCCCCACCGCACCCGGCTACAGCGCCGAGATGCACAGGGAATCGCTGCAGGCCTACAGCTTCCCCAACGGCACCTACTGGGCCGGCCGACGAGAAACTGAGGACCTATGA
- a CDS encoding alpha-L-fucosidase: MTNTFESSFESLRTFQCPEWFRDAKFGIWSHWGPQAVPRYGDWYARHMYREGSDQYRYHLRTYGPPSQFGYEDVVRLWKAERFDPDALMEQFVAAGARYFVAQTVHHDNFFNYDSAVNPWNSVKAGPGKDIVALWKAAADAHGLPFGITEHLGASYTWMKATEGGEVPDPWYTDDPAWHHYWLESVTEMIDRFQPDLLYSDGALPFGEVDYTPGLRAVSHLYNTSAQVHGANRAVYQQKDRRPEISAVGVMDIERSQIPAIGAAPWQTDTSIGDWFYNVRDVYKTAGHVVEMLVDIVSKNGNLLLNVPQLPDGSLDLECTRILEDLGAWMRVCGEGIYGTRPFRVFGEGPRSVVIDGFTEDRVNWTSSDFRFTRRDNTVYAFQLAWPDDGRAVIRSLAGHESVAGVRLLGHGPVDFEQAHGTLVVRLPDKQPVEFANCLALDLATE, from the coding sequence ATGACAAACACGTTCGAGTCCAGTTTCGAGTCCCTGCGCACGTTCCAGTGTCCGGAGTGGTTCCGGGACGCGAAGTTCGGGATCTGGTCGCACTGGGGGCCGCAGGCGGTCCCGCGGTACGGCGACTGGTACGCCCGGCACATGTACCGCGAGGGCAGCGACCAGTACCGCTACCACCTGCGGACCTACGGGCCGCCGTCGCAGTTCGGGTACGAGGACGTCGTCCGGCTGTGGAAGGCCGAGCGGTTCGACCCGGACGCGCTGATGGAGCAGTTCGTCGCCGCCGGAGCGCGGTACTTCGTCGCGCAGACCGTGCACCACGACAACTTCTTCAACTACGACTCGGCGGTGAACCCCTGGAACTCGGTCAAGGCCGGTCCGGGCAAGGACATCGTCGCGTTGTGGAAGGCCGCCGCGGACGCGCACGGGCTGCCGTTCGGTATCACCGAGCACCTCGGCGCGTCGTACACCTGGATGAAGGCCACCGAGGGCGGTGAGGTGCCGGATCCCTGGTACACCGACGATCCGGCCTGGCACCACTACTGGCTCGAGTCGGTGACCGAGATGATCGACCGGTTCCAGCCCGACCTGCTGTACTCCGACGGAGCACTGCCGTTCGGCGAGGTCGACTACACGCCCGGCCTGCGGGCGGTGTCGCACCTGTACAACACGAGCGCGCAGGTGCACGGCGCGAACCGGGCCGTCTACCAGCAGAAGGACCGCCGGCCGGAGATCAGCGCGGTCGGTGTGATGGACATCGAACGCAGCCAGATCCCTGCAATCGGTGCTGCGCCGTGGCAGACCGACACCTCGATCGGCGACTGGTTCTACAACGTGCGCGACGTCTACAAGACCGCGGGGCACGTCGTCGAGATGCTGGTCGACATCGTGTCGAAGAACGGCAACCTGCTGCTGAACGTGCCGCAGTTGCCCGACGGCTCGCTCGACCTCGAGTGCACCCGGATCCTGGAGGATCTCGGTGCCTGGATGCGGGTCTGCGGCGAGGGCATCTACGGCACCCGGCCGTTCCGGGTGTTCGGCGAGGGTCCGCGCAGCGTGGTCATCGACGGCTTCACCGAGGACAGGGTGAACTGGACGAGTTCCGACTTCCGGTTCACCCGCCGCGACAACACCGTCTACGCCTTCCAGTTGGCGTGGCCCGACGACGGCCGCGCGGTGATCCGCAGCCTGGCCGGCCACGAATCCGTAGCCGGCGTCCGCCTGCTCGGCCACGGCCCGGTCGACTTCGAGCAGGCTCACGGCACCCTGGTCGTCCGCCTGCCCGACAAACAACCGGTCGAGTTCGCCAACTGCCTGGCCCTCGACCTGGCGACCGAATGA